Proteins from a single region of Aureibacter tunicatorum:
- the lipB gene encoding lipoyl(octanoyl) transferase LipB — protein sequence MNATLNKKVRYRNLGTIDYKQAWDLQEEIFSSIIDRKIYNRNNEDQQKLTENHLLVCQHPHVYTLGKSGDASHLLLNDEGLQKASATYYKINRGGDITYHGPGQLVAYPLLDLDNFFTDIHKYLRLLEEAVILVCADYGVKAGRIDGLTGVWIDFEGQPNPRKICAMGVKSSRWVTMHGIGFNINTDLSYFGNIVPCGIQDKAVTSLAKEVGHELIMEEVEQALVKHMAELFEMEIEYQD from the coding sequence ATGAATGCTACATTGAATAAAAAGGTGAGGTATCGAAATCTCGGTACTATTGATTACAAGCAAGCATGGGATTTGCAAGAAGAGATTTTTTCTTCGATTATCGATAGAAAGATTTATAATAGAAATAATGAAGATCAGCAAAAGCTAACAGAAAATCATTTGCTAGTTTGTCAGCACCCTCATGTGTATACTTTGGGTAAAAGCGGAGATGCTTCACACCTTTTATTGAATGATGAAGGACTTCAAAAAGCCTCAGCTACGTACTATAAGATCAATAGAGGAGGGGATATTACTTATCATGGCCCTGGACAATTAGTGGCTTACCCATTGCTGGACTTGGATAATTTCTTTACTGACATACATAAGTATTTAAGATTATTGGAGGAAGCAGTCATTCTAGTATGCGCTGATTATGGTGTAAAGGCAGGAAGGATAGACGGCTTGACAGGGGTTTGGATTGATTTTGAAGGACAACCTAATCCGCGAAAAATTTGCGCAATGGGAGTGAAATCCAGTCGATGGGTGACAATGCATGGCATTGGATTCAATATTAATACAGATCTGTCTTATTTTGGAAATATAGTGCCTTGTGGTATTCAGGACAAGGCAGTGACCTCCTTGGCTAAGGAAGTAGGCCATGAGCTAATCATGGAAGAAGTTGAGCAAGCTTTGGTTAAGCATATGGCTGAATTATTTGAAATGGAAATAGAATATCAAGATTAG